A region of Longimicrobium sp. DNA encodes the following proteins:
- a CDS encoding extracellular solute-binding protein: protein MRTISRPSAPLALIALLASCGGGDQREVLTIYSTHGREMQQAFEKRYEGLHPGVDVQVLDMGSQEVLDRLRSERANPQADVWWGAPAQTFEDAVRDSLLERSAPTWAGAVGADAKSRDGFWYGTYLTPEVIAWNSAAVPAADAPKDWDQVLDPRWKGKVLIRDPMASGTMRAIFGMVIQRGIRAGRDTAAGFDWLRRLDAQTKEYTLNPTLLYQKLARQEGLITLWDQPDIDALKAKGNAFPIDYVLPASGTPVLVDGVAVVRGTKHQQAARDFVEWIGGAGVVPAAREFFRLPARTDVPDDSLPPSLRTVKANLHPEPMDWAQFQAKSPEWMRWWDEHVRGKGGR, encoded by the coding sequence ATGCGGACCATCTCCCGACCCTCGGCGCCGCTCGCTCTCATCGCCCTGCTCGCCTCGTGCGGGGGCGGCGACCAGCGCGAGGTGCTGACCATCTACTCGACCCACGGGCGGGAGATGCAGCAGGCGTTCGAGAAGCGCTACGAGGGGCTGCACCCCGGCGTGGACGTGCAGGTGCTGGACATGGGCTCGCAGGAGGTGCTGGACCGCCTGCGCAGCGAGCGCGCGAACCCGCAGGCCGACGTCTGGTGGGGCGCCCCGGCGCAGACCTTCGAGGACGCCGTGCGCGACTCGCTGCTGGAGCGCTCGGCGCCGACGTGGGCCGGCGCGGTCGGCGCGGACGCCAAGTCGAGGGACGGCTTCTGGTACGGCACGTATCTCACCCCCGAGGTCATCGCCTGGAACAGCGCCGCCGTCCCGGCCGCGGATGCGCCGAAGGACTGGGACCAGGTGCTGGACCCGCGGTGGAAGGGGAAGGTGCTGATCCGTGACCCCATGGCCAGCGGGACGATGCGCGCCATCTTCGGGATGGTGATCCAGCGCGGGATCCGCGCGGGGCGCGACACGGCGGCGGGGTTCGACTGGCTGCGCCGGCTGGACGCGCAGACCAAGGAGTACACGCTGAACCCCACGCTGCTGTACCAGAAGCTGGCACGGCAGGAGGGGCTGATCACGCTGTGGGACCAGCCGGACATCGACGCGCTGAAGGCCAAGGGCAACGCTTTCCCGATCGACTACGTGCTCCCCGCGAGCGGCACGCCGGTGCTGGTGGACGGCGTCGCGGTAGTGCGCGGGACGAAGCACCAGCAGGCGGCGCGCGATTTCGTGGAGTGGATCGGCGGCGCGGGCGTGGTCCCCGCCGCGCGCGAGTTCTTCCGCCTCCCCGCCCGCACCGACGTCCCCGACGACTCGCTGCCACCCAGCCTGCGCACGGTGAAGGCGAACCTCCACCCCGAGCCGATGGACTGGGCCCAGTTCCAGGCCAAGTCGCCCGAGTGGATGCGCTGGTGGGACGAGCACGTGCGCGGAAAGGGCGGGCGGTGA
- the map gene encoding type I methionyl aminopeptidase, whose translation MSIENAKDLEGMRRAGRIVRICIERMKRAVRPGVTTAELDRIGGEALREYGARSAPKLVYGFPADMLISVNDQAVHGIPGARRLVEGDLVKLDVTVEKDGYMADAAITVPVGRVPERRRALVAAAKGAFEKAMEVATVGNRVCDIGRAVETEVRRRGFNVVRELAGHGIGRTIHEPPSVPNHYDGRMRQPLTEGLVIAVEPIVTERSGRTVEDADGWTVRTEDGGFAAHYEHTIVITRGKPILLTAA comes from the coding sequence ATGTCGATCGAGAACGCGAAGGACCTGGAGGGGATGCGGCGCGCGGGGCGGATCGTGCGCATCTGCATCGAGCGGATGAAGCGCGCGGTGCGGCCGGGGGTGACCACCGCGGAGCTGGACCGCATCGGCGGCGAGGCGCTGCGCGAGTACGGCGCGCGCTCGGCACCCAAGCTGGTGTACGGCTTCCCGGCGGACATGCTCATCAGCGTGAACGACCAGGCGGTGCACGGCATTCCCGGCGCGCGCCGGCTGGTGGAGGGCGATCTGGTAAAGCTGGACGTGACGGTGGAGAAGGACGGCTACATGGCCGACGCCGCCATCACCGTTCCCGTCGGCCGCGTGCCGGAGCGCCGCCGCGCGCTGGTGGCCGCGGCGAAGGGCGCCTTCGAGAAAGCGATGGAAGTCGCCACCGTGGGCAACCGCGTCTGCGACATCGGCCGCGCGGTGGAGACCGAGGTGCGGCGCCGCGGCTTCAACGTGGTGCGCGAGCTGGCCGGCCACGGCATCGGGCGCACCATCCACGAGCCGCCCAGCGTGCCCAACCACTACGACGGCCGCATGCGCCAGCCGCTCACCGAGGGGCTGGTGATCGCCGTGGAGCCCATCGTCACCGAGCGCTCGGGGCGCACCGTGGAGGACGCCGACGGGTGGACCGTGCGCACGGAGGACGGCGGGTTCGCCGCGCACTACGAGCACACCATCGTCATCACCCGCGGCAAGCCGATCCTGCTCACGGCGGCCTGA
- a CDS encoding PIG-L family deacetylase, giving the protein MKRVAITGMLALALVPAAPPARARAQDGIGEYRGAAALGLALRRLGTTKRVLMIGAHPDDEDTQLLAGLALEQGADVAYLSLTRGEGGQNGIGPELHEALGLLRTEELLAARRVDGATQFFTRAYDFGFSKNADEAFRHWPREEVLRDVVGVIRLWRPDVVIAVFTGTPRDGHGQHQVSAIIAREAFEVAGDSARFPEQIRAGLRPFRAAKYYQSQRGDSTGATAAIALGGMDPLIGRSPFQLAMASRSRHRSQDMGRPELAGPRFGYLRRIVPAGPAGRERSIWEGIDTTLAERDASLARYDRAVAEARTAANVLRPDALVEPLAAAVRALEPRQGGASGLPFTADNEGRQAEQALAMAAGLELDAVADDERIVPGQDFALEVTLWNGGARAVTVSALEPRLPAGWTATAQDPLPGGEVAPGALVRRRFRVRVPTDASPTIPYFLRQPRDGDFYRWPADWSVDGRPFEPAPVRASAMVTVAGAGVPLEREATFRAVDLRQGELRRPVLVVPAVSVALEPQTSILPTGGAARPLRYRVRLMGEAPRPVSGTLRITVPAGWRADADGTRLTLAAGEPHDVEVRVTPPAGVRASSIPVSAAFVVDGGERYTRGLQVVDYPHIRARPLYHDAASTVRAFDVRVPAGLKVAYVEGAGEEGPGILGQLGITPSVLTADSLAGADLSKYDVIVTGIRAYEVRADLAANNARLLEYVRRGGTLIVQYNKYELVQGHFTPFPITLANPHDRVTDEAAPVRVLQPASPVFTTPNRIGAADWEGWVQERGLYFAHTWDPAYTPLLEMNDPGEAPMRGSLLIAKYGQGTYVYTGLAFFRQLPEGVPGAWRLFANLLALGAKPGR; this is encoded by the coding sequence ATGAAACGAGTCGCAATCACGGGGATGCTGGCGCTGGCGCTGGTCCCCGCCGCGCCGCCCGCCCGGGCCCGCGCGCAGGACGGGATCGGCGAGTACCGCGGCGCGGCCGCGCTGGGGCTGGCGCTGCGGCGTCTGGGCACCACCAAGCGCGTGCTGATGATCGGCGCGCACCCCGACGACGAGGACACGCAGCTGCTGGCCGGCCTCGCGCTGGAGCAGGGCGCCGACGTGGCCTACCTCTCCCTCACCCGCGGCGAGGGCGGGCAGAACGGCATCGGGCCGGAGCTGCACGAGGCGCTGGGGCTGCTGCGCACCGAGGAGCTGCTGGCCGCGCGCCGCGTGGACGGCGCCACGCAGTTCTTCACCCGCGCGTACGACTTCGGGTTCAGCAAGAACGCCGACGAGGCCTTCCGCCACTGGCCGCGCGAGGAGGTGCTGCGCGACGTGGTGGGCGTCATCCGCCTCTGGCGCCCCGACGTGGTGATCGCCGTGTTCACCGGCACCCCGCGCGACGGCCACGGCCAGCACCAGGTCTCCGCCATCATCGCCCGGGAGGCGTTCGAGGTGGCGGGGGATTCGGCGCGCTTTCCCGAGCAGATCCGCGCCGGGCTCAGGCCCTTCCGCGCGGCGAAGTACTACCAGTCGCAGCGGGGAGACAGCACCGGCGCGACGGCCGCGATCGCGCTGGGGGGAATGGACCCGCTGATCGGCCGGTCGCCCTTCCAGCTGGCGATGGCCAGCCGCTCGCGCCACCGCTCGCAGGACATGGGGCGCCCGGAGCTGGCGGGGCCGCGCTTCGGCTACCTGCGCCGCATCGTTCCCGCCGGGCCGGCCGGGCGCGAGCGCTCGATCTGGGAGGGGATCGACACCACGCTGGCCGAGCGCGACGCGTCGCTGGCGCGCTACGACCGCGCGGTGGCCGAGGCGCGCACCGCCGCGAACGTGCTGCGGCCCGACGCGCTGGTGGAGCCGCTGGCCGCCGCGGTACGCGCGCTGGAGCCGCGGCAGGGCGGCGCGTCCGGGCTTCCCTTCACCGCCGACAACGAAGGGCGGCAGGCCGAGCAGGCGCTGGCGATGGCCGCGGGGCTGGAGCTGGACGCCGTGGCGGACGACGAGCGGATCGTTCCCGGGCAGGACTTCGCGCTGGAGGTGACGCTCTGGAACGGCGGCGCCCGCGCGGTCACCGTCTCCGCGCTGGAGCCGCGCCTCCCCGCGGGGTGGACGGCCACGGCGCAGGACCCGCTTCCCGGCGGCGAGGTGGCGCCGGGTGCGCTGGTCCGCCGCCGCTTCCGCGTGCGCGTGCCGACGGACGCATCGCCCACCATCCCCTACTTCCTGCGCCAGCCGCGCGACGGCGACTTCTACCGCTGGCCCGCGGACTGGTCGGTGGACGGCCGCCCGTTCGAGCCGGCACCGGTCCGCGCGTCCGCGATGGTGACGGTCGCCGGCGCGGGGGTGCCGCTGGAGCGCGAGGCCACCTTTCGCGCCGTGGACCTGCGCCAGGGCGAGCTCCGGCGCCCGGTCCTGGTCGTCCCCGCCGTCTCCGTGGCGCTGGAGCCGCAGACCAGCATCCTGCCGACGGGCGGCGCCGCGCGGCCCCTGCGCTACCGCGTGCGGCTGATGGGCGAGGCGCCACGGCCGGTGAGCGGCACGCTGCGCATCACCGTCCCCGCCGGGTGGCGCGCGGACGCGGACGGCACGCGCCTGACCCTCGCCGCGGGCGAGCCGCACGACGTGGAGGTGCGGGTGACGCCGCCGGCGGGGGTGCGGGCATCGTCCATCCCCGTCTCCGCCGCGTTCGTGGTGGACGGGGGCGAGCGCTACACGCGCGGGCTGCAGGTGGTGGACTATCCCCACATCCGCGCGCGGCCGCTGTACCACGACGCGGCGTCGACGGTGCGCGCGTTCGACGTGCGGGTGCCGGCGGGGCTGAAGGTGGCGTACGTGGAGGGCGCGGGCGAGGAGGGGCCGGGGATCCTGGGCCAGCTCGGCATCACCCCCAGCGTGCTGACGGCGGACTCGCTCGCGGGGGCGGACCTGTCGAAGTACGACGTGATCGTCACCGGCATCCGCGCGTACGAGGTGCGGGCAGATCTGGCGGCCAACAACGCGCGGCTGCTGGAGTACGTGCGCCGCGGCGGCACGCTGATCGTGCAGTACAACAAGTACGAGCTGGTGCAGGGGCACTTCACCCCCTTTCCCATCACCCTGGCCAACCCGCACGACCGCGTGACCGACGAGGCCGCGCCGGTGCGGGTGCTGCAGCCGGCGAGCCCCGTCTTCACCACGCCCAACCGCATCGGCGCGGCGGACTGGGAGGGATGGGTACAGGAGCGCGGCCTCTACTTCGCGCACACCTGGGACCCCGCGTACACGCCGCTGCTGGAGATGAACGACCCGGGCGAGGCGCCCATGCGCGGCTCGCTGCTGATCGCGAAGTACGGGCAGGGGACGTACGTCTACACCGGCCTCGCCTTCTTCCGCCAGCTTCCCGAGGGCGTTCCCGGCGCGTGGCGGCTGTTCGCGAACTTGCTGGCGCTGGGGGCGAAGCCGGGACGGTAG
- a CDS encoding WD40/YVTN/BNR-like repeat-containing protein — MIRRTVVSLAAVAALAAPVHAQRQGEPRGLPPFRAPFDSTLLTPALRARSIGPAIMGGRVSDVEYDPRDPFTFYVGLGTGGVMKTTDNGATWSGIFEHEKVASIGDIAVSPSDPKVVWVGTGEANDRNSVSWGAGVYRSTDGGEKWQPAGLAGTRMIARVVVHPTDPRTAWVAATGDVWSASDRGCYRTTDAGATWRKTLSAPAPYDTRVGCGDIAIDPKNPNVLYAALYARRRTPWSFAAGPDATDGRDLGGIFKSTDGGVTWRKLSAGLPTGTGRIGLSVYAKDPRIVYAVVQSDAGGTSNIDDVHSKAGGVFRSDDAGEHWTRMSNLNPRPFYFSQIRVDPENDRKVYVLGFMLHVSEDGGRTWREDRFKNVHSDNHALAIDPRNTKRLLLGTDGGIYQSYNAGEGWDFMNRFAAGEFYRIQVDSGRPYRICGGLQDNLNWVGPSATLSKEGIANSDWTNVQGGDGFYCFFDAQNPQIVFAESQQGYVHRFDLRSGALKDLRPEPAEGQMGFRFHWDSPLIQSRHTPGVAYLAGNRVFRLTDQGESWRAISPDLSAQILDRIQTTGSGAESYGVVYTLAESPLRRGVLWAGTDDGKLWMTEDEGGHWTDLTRNLPAAVRGEWISRVEAGHFDARVAYLAVDAHRSGKFAPFAYRTTDGGRTWESIAGNLPADGPVKVIREDVNNPNLLFAGTEFGLWSSLDRGRTWRKIGDLPTVAVDDILIHPRDLDLIAATHGRSLYIIDDIRGLEMLGDTLRGRDAVLFPIRPARAFEEFPGWADSGGNGVFRGANPPAGALITYYIRRLTGDEVKIAITDAAGATVANITAPGVPGLNRISWDLKMSKDLLNEYGGEGQKFVRAGDYTVTLTYGSARETQKVHVDVLPGIETR, encoded by the coding sequence ATGATCCGGAGGACCGTCGTTTCCCTTGCGGCCGTAGCGGCGCTGGCGGCGCCCGTGCACGCGCAGCGCCAGGGCGAGCCCCGCGGGCTGCCGCCCTTCCGCGCGCCGTTCGACTCCACGCTGCTGACCCCGGCGCTCCGCGCGCGCAGCATCGGCCCCGCCATCATGGGCGGCCGCGTGTCGGACGTGGAGTACGACCCCCGCGATCCCTTCACCTTCTACGTGGGGCTGGGGACCGGCGGGGTGATGAAGACCACCGACAACGGCGCCACCTGGTCCGGCATCTTCGAGCACGAGAAGGTGGCGTCCATCGGCGACATCGCCGTCTCCCCCTCCGATCCCAAGGTGGTGTGGGTCGGCACCGGCGAGGCGAACGACCGCAACAGCGTGAGCTGGGGCGCCGGCGTCTACCGCTCGACGGACGGCGGGGAGAAGTGGCAGCCGGCCGGCCTGGCGGGAACGCGGATGATCGCCCGCGTCGTGGTCCACCCCACCGATCCGCGCACCGCGTGGGTGGCCGCCACCGGCGACGTGTGGAGCGCCAGCGACCGCGGGTGCTACCGGACGACGGACGCGGGCGCGACGTGGCGGAAGACGCTCTCCGCCCCCGCGCCGTACGACACGCGCGTCGGCTGCGGCGACATCGCCATCGACCCCAAGAACCCCAACGTGCTCTACGCGGCGCTGTACGCGCGGCGGCGCACGCCGTGGTCGTTCGCCGCGGGGCCGGACGCCACCGACGGGCGCGACTTGGGCGGCATCTTCAAGTCCACCGACGGCGGCGTCACCTGGCGCAAGCTGAGCGCGGGGCTCCCCACGGGAACGGGGCGGATCGGGCTCTCCGTCTACGCGAAGGACCCGCGCATCGTCTACGCCGTCGTGCAGAGCGACGCGGGCGGGACCAGCAACATCGACGACGTGCACAGCAAGGCTGGGGGCGTCTTCCGCTCCGACGACGCGGGCGAGCACTGGACGCGGATGAGCAACCTGAACCCCCGTCCCTTCTACTTCTCCCAGATTCGCGTCGACCCGGAGAACGACAGGAAGGTCTACGTGCTCGGCTTCATGCTGCACGTCTCCGAGGACGGCGGGCGGACGTGGCGCGAGGACCGGTTCAAGAACGTGCACAGCGACAACCACGCGCTGGCCATCGACCCCCGCAACACGAAGCGGCTGCTGCTGGGCACCGACGGCGGCATCTACCAGAGCTACAACGCGGGCGAGGGGTGGGACTTCATGAACCGCTTCGCCGCGGGCGAGTTCTACCGCATCCAGGTGGACAGCGGCCGGCCGTACCGCATCTGCGGCGGGCTGCAGGACAACCTGAACTGGGTGGGCCCCAGCGCCACCCTGAGCAAGGAGGGGATCGCCAACAGCGACTGGACCAACGTGCAGGGCGGCGACGGCTTCTACTGCTTCTTCGACGCGCAGAACCCGCAGATCGTGTTCGCCGAGAGCCAGCAGGGGTACGTCCACCGCTTCGACCTGCGCAGCGGCGCGCTGAAGGACCTGCGCCCCGAGCCGGCCGAGGGGCAGATGGGCTTCCGCTTCCACTGGGACTCGCCGCTCATCCAGAGCCGCCACACGCCCGGCGTGGCCTACCTCGCCGGCAACCGCGTCTTCCGCCTGACCGACCAGGGCGAGAGCTGGCGCGCCATCTCGCCCGACCTTTCCGCGCAGATCCTCGACCGCATCCAGACCACCGGGAGCGGCGCCGAGAGCTACGGCGTGGTCTACACCCTGGCCGAGAGCCCGCTGCGCCGCGGCGTGCTGTGGGCGGGGACGGACGACGGGAAGCTGTGGATGACGGAGGACGAGGGCGGCCACTGGACCGACCTCACCCGCAATCTTCCAGCGGCCGTGCGCGGGGAGTGGATCAGCCGCGTGGAGGCGGGGCACTTCGACGCGCGAGTGGCCTATCTCGCCGTCGACGCGCACCGCAGCGGCAAGTTCGCGCCGTTCGCCTACCGCACCACGGACGGCGGGCGCACCTGGGAGAGCATCGCCGGGAACCTGCCTGCGGACGGGCCGGTGAAGGTGATCCGCGAGGACGTGAACAACCCCAACCTCCTTTTCGCGGGGACGGAGTTCGGGCTCTGGAGCTCGCTGGACCGGGGGCGGACGTGGCGGAAGATCGGCGACCTGCCGACCGTGGCGGTAGACGACATCCTCATCCACCCGCGCGACCTGGACCTGATCGCCGCCACGCACGGCCGCTCGCTGTACATCATCGACGACATCCGTGGGCTGGAGATGCTGGGCGACACCCTGCGCGGGCGCGATGCGGTGCTCTTTCCCATCCGCCCGGCGCGTGCGTTCGAGGAGTTCCCGGGGTGGGCGGACAGCGGCGGCAACGGCGTGTTCCGCGGCGCCAACCCGCCCGCCGGCGCGCTCATCACCTACTACATTCGCCGCCTGACTGGCGACGAGGTGAAGATCGCGATCACCGACGCGGCGGGGGCCACGGTGGCCAACATCACCGCGCCGGGCGTCCCCGGCCTCAACCGCATCAGCTGGGACCTGAAGATGAGCAAGGACCTGCTGAACGAATATGGCGGCGAGGGCCAGAAGTTCGTCCGCGCCGGCGACTACACCGTCACCCTCACCTACGGCAGCGCCAGGGAAACGCAGAAGGTGCACGTCGACGTGCTGCCGGGGATCGAGACGCGGTAG
- a CDS encoding nucleotidyltransferase domain-containing protein, translating into MSELQRLGEELGVRWPAIEAARSASRQKLQELQEGLSDFTSDDASVVVFGSLARGEYTSRSDLDWTLLIDGQTYPEQTTAAEDIAAWVGERFRGPGREATFGGMAFSHELVNLIGGGEDSNRNLTQRILLLLESVPIGRSEAYTRVIRALLERYIAEDLGWRHSGEQLYVPRFLQNDIARYWRTVAVDFAYKRRQRQGEEWALKTVKLRLSRKLTYAAGLVACFRCSFLREMYPGFDDLPLDERARIAVDEMQSFLVQSPLDILAWAMNRFGLHEPARRLFGSYDRFLAILDSDARGSLAAMDLADAPGNGLFEEARRLGHDFQDALNDLFLPDDQGAFHKLTRTYGVF; encoded by the coding sequence GTGAGCGAACTCCAGCGGCTCGGCGAAGAGCTGGGAGTCCGGTGGCCTGCGATCGAGGCCGCCCGATCGGCGTCGCGCCAGAAGCTGCAGGAGCTTCAGGAAGGTCTTTCCGATTTTACCAGCGACGATGCCAGCGTGGTCGTATTCGGCTCGCTCGCTCGTGGCGAATATACCTCCCGCAGTGATCTGGACTGGACGCTGCTCATCGACGGACAGACCTATCCCGAGCAGACCACTGCGGCCGAGGACATCGCAGCGTGGGTCGGGGAGCGGTTCCGCGGCCCGGGGCGCGAGGCGACGTTCGGCGGCATGGCCTTCAGCCACGAGCTCGTGAACCTGATCGGCGGGGGCGAAGACTCCAACCGCAATCTCACCCAGCGAATCCTGCTCCTGCTGGAATCCGTTCCCATCGGCCGAAGCGAGGCGTATACCCGGGTCATCCGCGCGCTGCTGGAGCGGTACATCGCGGAGGACCTGGGGTGGCGCCACTCCGGGGAGCAGCTGTACGTACCCCGCTTTCTCCAGAACGACATCGCGCGGTACTGGCGCACCGTGGCGGTCGATTTCGCGTACAAGCGCCGGCAACGCCAGGGTGAAGAGTGGGCGCTGAAGACGGTCAAGCTTCGCCTGTCGCGCAAGCTCACCTATGCTGCCGGGCTGGTGGCCTGCTTCCGCTGTTCCTTTCTGCGCGAGATGTACCCCGGCTTCGACGATCTGCCGCTCGATGAGCGGGCGCGGATCGCCGTGGACGAGATGCAATCATTCCTCGTGCAGTCGCCGCTCGACATCCTCGCCTGGGCGATGAACCGGTTCGGCCTCCACGAGCCGGCGAGGCGGCTTTTCGGCAGCTATGACCGGTTCCTGGCGATTCTCGATTCCGACGCTCGCGGCAGCCTTGCTGCAATGGATTTGGCCGACGCGCCCGGCAACGGCCTCTTCGAGGAGGCGAGGCGGCTGGGGCACGACTTCCAGGACGCGCTGAACGATCTCTTTCTCCCGGATGACCAGGGAGCGTTCCACAAGCTCACGCGCACCTACGGAGTGTTCTAG